The genomic DNA TTCGAACGGGGACTACACCTTCAATGGCAGCGGCCGGCTGACGGGCGTGGGCACGCTGGTGAAGACCGGCAGCAGCAAGCTCACCCTGGCGGGGCAGGACAGCTATAAGATGAGTGGCCCGATCGTGGCGGGCGGTGGCGTGCTGCATTTCGACGACAAGTCGCAGATCTCGGCGAGCTCGCTGGTGGTGAAGTCCGGTGCGACGATCGATCCCGCGACGATCGCCACGGGCCCGATGGAGCTGCAATCCGGCACGGTGAAGGCGAAGCTGACGGGAAGCGCGTCGTGGACGAAGACGACGGCGGACACGGTGAGCTTGACCGCTGACAATTCCCTCAGCGGTCCGGGAACGGTGACGGCGGGTCATTTGGTCGTTGGAGATTTGAATGTTCCGGGTTGGTCGGGTGAGATCGGCCCGGGGCCGGTGGTGATTTCCAATGGGGCGGCCCTGTCCTTTGGCGGCCTGGGCTCCCGCAATGTGATGAATTCCTTCAGCGGCAGCGGCAGCCTCAATTTCCGCGGCCCGAGCAGTGACTCGTTCGGAGGCTCCTACTTCTACCTTGGTGGGCGAAACGATGACTTCAGCGGCCCGGTGGCAGTGAGGGATGCGACGCTCGTGGCGAACTTTACGGGGATGCTGGGCAGCGGGCCGGTTTCTCTAACAGGCCGCGCGCAGCTGCGGGCGGGTCGAGCGACGGTGGCGAACGCGATCACGCTCACGCCGGTGGGAAGCTCGGTAGGAAGCCTCAGCCTGTCGAATACCACGCTGGGTGGTCCGATCACCTTGCCTGGTGGGGTGACGACGGCGATTTACGGTCCTGACTCCTCGGCCTCCAACACCAACAGCACCATCAGCGGTCCGATCGGTGAGTCGGGCGGGCCTGCTTCGATCCGGATGGATTCTTTCACCACGACGAATTCATTCACGCTGTCGGGGGCGAGCACTTACACCGGGGCGACCACGATCGGGGCGAACGTCACGATGAAGCTGACGGGGAGTCTGGGAGCCACGGCGGTAACGGTGGGAGGAGCGTCCGTGCTGGAAGGCAACGGGGTGATCGGCAGCGGTGGCTCGCTGACATTCGCCAGCGGGGGTATTCTGAGGGTGAGTCCGTCCGGTGGCGTGCTGACGGTGAATGGCAATGTGAATCTCGGCCCCAAGGCTACGATCGCGGTGAACGTGACGCCGGGGACGGTGATCACCGGCCCGATCCCGGTGCTGAACTACACCGGCACGCTGACGGGTGGTGCGGCCAACCTGACGATGGATGCGCCGAACCTGTACCGGAAGGCGTCGTTTGGTTTCCCGCCGGGCCAGATCACCGTGGATCTCGAGAACAAGGCGCTGGTGTGGAAGCGGGCGAATGGTTCGTGGGACTCCACCACGAGCAAGAACTGGAGTACCAGTGATGCGGGCACGGTCTCGGACTATTTCTACAAGGGTGACAGCGTGCTCTTCAACGACAGCGGCCCGGGTGGCCTCGTCAGCGGGCAGGAGGTAGTGTGGCCCTCGGCGGTGGTGGTGGATAATGCGGCGAAGAGCTATCAACTCGACGCGACGATCTTCGGGCCGTGTTCGCTGATCAAGCGGGGGAGCGGCGTGATGTATCTTTCCAGCTACAATGCCTATAGCGGCGGGACGATCGTGGAGGGCGGTCGATTTGAAGTGGGAGGCTCGGTGGGAAGCGGGCCGGTATCGATCGCGGCGGGTGCCGAACTGGGCGGGAACCAAGGCGCGCTGGAATGTCCGGTGACGATCGCGGGCATGCTGGATCCCGGGTTCTCCCAGGTAACGGTGCCGGGTGGCTGGGGGATCGGCTACCTGACGACCCGCTCGCTCACCCTGTCCGGCAACTACCGCTGCCAGCTTGAGTCGATCGCCTGTGACTTGGTCCAGGTCCAGGGAGATCTGAATCTAACAGGATCGACCCTGACGGTGGTGCCGGTCTCGCAGTCGGGCTTTCCCGATCCCTGCATCATCGCCACTTACTCGGGGAATCTCCTTGGGCGCTTCGCTGCGATAAGCGGCGTGCCGGAGGGCTACGGGGTGAAGTATGATACGGCGACGAAGCGGATCCTGATCGTCCGCACGAGCTACGCCAATTGGATCGCGAGTCAGCCGGGTGTGGTCGATACGACGAACGATGGCGATCCGGATCGCGACGGGATTCCGAATCTGGTGGAGTATGTGGTGGGCGGGAATGCGGGCGCGAGTGATCCGGGGATCTTGCCGACGCAGGAGATCCAGGGAGACCATCTGATCTTCCGCTACAAGCGCAGCGATGCCTCGCGCACGACGACGACGCAGACGGTGCAGTGGAGCCACGACATGAAGGTGTGGACGGACATCCCTGTCCCGGTGACGAGTGCGCCGCCGGTGGTGGTGGTTCCCGATGGCAACCAGCAGGATGACATCACGGTGACGATCCCGCGTGCTCCGGGGTGCATGTACGTGCGGCTGAGGGTGACGCAGCCGTGAGTGCGGGGTTTGTGCCTATGTATTCACAACGATTTCACCAGGATGTTTTTGTCTCCAAGATATACCCGTGTATGAGTGACTTCATGAGACC from Luteolibacter sp. Y139 includes the following:
- a CDS encoding beta strand repeat-containing protein codes for the protein MGSIVLMGMVMPVEGASLYWDGASSGADADGGTGSWTTGGAANWDTAAMAGSDVSWTDGSEAVFGGTGGVVAVSGMVGAGSLTFNSPGYRVTGGGTLTLSGTPVIATGANDVTLEPVIAGSAAISKTGTGGLTLGGANGFSGAFTIAAGTVKAGSAGAFGTTAGATTISSGATLDVNGQGLGSEAFKVSGAGVGGAGAIVNTGAAALSAISGVTMTGATTIGGTTNWSTAANSTIAMGGSTLTKVGANEIGLSATFSTPGNIDIKQGTLTLDARMGGSTTNTVTVRSGATLGTNGWDRVYSWSAILEAGTTWRTGGNPASALFWTGPISIAGATTFDAQGSDAHMSTEGVISGAGSVIKTGTGSVTFSKVNTYTGGTTVNAGELRLNASSNGAGTVRGPVTVNAGATLTLYYAGSLGSTTGARVNPLNVTGGLLYNLSGGMTAPPVLNLTGSRVETHSGSYSMSCDAVVNSLAAAVPSVIDGNVYLSSGNTGSTSVFNVADGEAVEDLRIEGRIAGAYAANGMTKRGSGTMSVNGQVTYQGPTLVEGGTLLLESPEDQLKDSAVTVSAGACFGLMAGGKTVASIAAKGGSALVLPALTSGATVVTGALDLGSGNISIRPMIGPDATPGVYDLITAGSITGSGVPVVDFNSVFGATRATGSVAVVGNKLRLILTKTGSSGLVWNNASAGGATNGSWDMVLANFSNGMVNDRFRSYDSVTFDDSVAADSAKTITLGTVLAPARMTVNNSNGDYTFNGSGRLTGVGTLVKTGSSKLTLAGQDSYKMSGPIVAGGGVLHFDDKSQISASSLVVKSGATIDPATIATGPMELQSGTVKAKLTGSASWTKTTADTVSLTADNSLSGPGTVTAGHLVVGDLNVPGWSGEIGPGPVVISNGAALSFGGLGSRNVMNSFSGSGSLNFRGPSSDSFGGSYFYLGGRNDDFSGPVAVRDATLVANFTGMLGSGPVSLTGRAQLRAGRATVANAITLTPVGSSVGSLSLSNTTLGGPITLPGGVTTAIYGPDSSASNTNSTISGPIGESGGPASIRMDSFTTTNSFTLSGASTYTGATTIGANVTMKLTGSLGATAVTVGGASVLEGNGVIGSGGSLTFASGGILRVSPSGGVLTVNGNVNLGPKATIAVNVTPGTVITGPIPVLNYTGTLTGGAANLTMDAPNLYRKASFGFPPGQITVDLENKALVWKRANGSWDSTTSKNWSTSDAGTVSDYFYKGDSVLFNDSGPGGLVSGQEVVWPSAVVVDNAAKSYQLDATIFGPCSLIKRGSGVMYLSSYNAYSGGTIVEGGRFEVGGSVGSGPVSIAAGAELGGNQGALECPVTIAGMLDPGFSQVTVPGGWGIGYLTTRSLTLSGNYRCQLESIACDLVQVQGDLNLTGSTLTVVPVSQSGFPDPCIIATYSGNLLGRFAAISGVPEGYGVKYDTATKRILIVRTSYANWIASQPGVVDTTNDGDPDRDGIPNLVEYVVGGNAGASDPGILPTQEIQGDHLIFRYKRSDASRTTTTQTVQWSHDMKVWTDIPVPVTSAPPVVVVPDGNQQDDITVTIPRAPGCMYVRLRVTQP